Part of the Bacteroides acidifaciens genome, ATATCCCCCTTTTCCAGTTTGATTTTATTGCTGTTGCGGTAATACCCCTTTCTAGTATTCTTGAATTGTACTTCTACCATGTCACTCTCTTCCGCATTGCCCGGAATGTCCGCCAGCCAATCGTAGGTGTTCAGTTTCTTATCTTGCCGGGAGCACCCTTTGCAGCAAAGGCCGCCGCTCCCATTATGAAGTTTATATTCCATAGTTTATATATTTATTATTGCTTCAACAGTACAATCATCTTCAGCGAGAAGTCGAAGAATACCATCTTGGCATTTACATTCTGTTCTATATGTAGTTGCGCTTCGCTTAATTCGTCCATGATGCCTATCACATTCCGTTCGTTGACAAAGGGCGCAAAGCGGGTTGCAAAATTCTGTTCATTAATCGTCATATACGTCAGGTCGCGTTGGTGCAGGTTGAAGATAAAATTCTCCCGAATCATGCGTTGGCAATATTCCAGGAAGTTCTTCTGACGCTCACGTCCCATGCCCGCCACTTGCTCGCTCCACATTTTCATCTCCCTGATTTTCCGTTGGTAAGACAATCGCATCAGGCTGACAAACAAGTCAAAAAACAACTGGTTCTCTTCATTCAGATGAATCGTTTCGAGTGCCTTGATAAAGTTCCCGTTTGCCAGATGGGCAATGGAAACACTGTCGGCAGGCAAAATGTTATATTTCGTCTGTAATACCCGGTCGATGCTGGCTTCATCAATCTTCCGCACATTCATGCGTTGGGTACGGCTCAGGATAGTGGGCAGAATCATGTCCGGTGCTTCCGATACTAATAAGAAAACCGTTTTTTCGGGCGGTTCCTCAAGCAGCTTCAGCAGTTTGTTGGCGCATACCGGATGCATTTTTTCCGGCAGCCATACAATCGTAATCTTAAATCCCCCTTCACTGGATTTCAGGCTGAGTTTTTTCAGAATCTCGTCACTTTCTTTAGCGTAAATCAATGCTTGTGAGTTTTCCGCATCCATCTCTCCCAACCAGTGATTGAGGTTAAAGTAAGGATGATTGATAACAAACGGTCGCCAGTCGGCTATATAATCATCGCATACTTCCTTCTTCCCCTTTGCGCTTTTCACGATAGGGAATACGAAATGTACGTCGGGATGCACCAGTTTATTGAATTTCACGCAGGACGGACACGTTCCGCAGGCATCAGTCTCCCCCCGATTAGTGCAACTGATGTAACGTGCGTATGCAATAGCCAGCGGCATTTTCCCGACCCCTTCCGGTCCGCAAATAAGCTGGGCATGTGGAATACGCCCCTCATTCACTTCCTGAATAAGCCGTTGCTTGATTTCTTCCTGTCCGATTACGTCTCTGAAAAACATATCAATAAATGATTTTGGCTACTTCTTTGATACTGTCTACTGCTCCGATAGAGTAGAAATGAATACTCGGCACTCCATGAGCCATCAACTCCTTGCATTGGGCTACACACCATTCGATACCTACCTGCTCGGCTTCCGCGTCATTCTTGCATTTCAAAGCCTCTTTCACCAAGTCTTCCGGCAAATCCACTTTGAAAGTCTTTGGAACCATGCTTAGTTGAGACAGCTTCTTGAACGGCTTGATTCCCGGAATGATAGGTATATTGATACCTGCCGCCTTGGCGTGCTCCACAAACTCAAAATATTTCCTGTTATCGTAGAACAACTGTGTCACGGCATATTCCGCCCCGTTCTCCACTTTTTTCTTCAGCCAGTAAAGGTCAGTCTCGATATTAGGCGCTTCTTCGTGCTTCTCCGGATAACAAGCCACCCCGTATGAAAACGGCGTATTGCTGACTTTCATCTCCGAACCGTCCACAAAAATGCCTTTATTGAAATTATTGATTTGTTCCTGCAACTCGATAGCATGATGATAACCGTCGCCTTCCGGTGTAAATGCCGACTCATGTTTCGCTTTGTCACCACGCAATACCAGTAATTCCGTGATATTCAGAAATTGCAGGTCGAGCAATACATACTCGGTCTCTTCACGTGTGAATCCGCTGCACAAAATATGCGGGACTACTGTAATATTGTATTTATTCTGGATGGCGGCAGCCACGGCAACCGTTCCCGGACGCCTTCTCAGGCGGTTTCTCTGAAACAATCCGTTACCGAGGTCTTTATACACGTATTCGCTGCGGTGGGTGGTGATATTGATATATTTCGGGTCAAATTCCCGAAGCGTATCGATTGTCTGATATAACTTTTCTATTCCCGTTCCTTTCAGCGGTGGAAGTATCTCGAAAGAAAAAGCTGTTTTCTTGTTGCTATGTATTAAATCAATTACTTTCATTCTTTTTTGCTAATGTTCGTTATCTACTTGGATTAAACGTGCATATTGGGACAAAAATACGAAAAAAGAAAGATTTCTTCTTGATTTACTCTAAAATAGTTTTGTTTTATCGTTCTATTATAGATAAAAGAGGGAATAACCCCTATAGGATACACCCTCTCTTATCTAATTATTATTATATCAGAATTTATTTTTCGATGCAGAAGTATTTCCTTATTTATGCGAGCGTAAATAAGGTCGAGTCCTCTTTTTGTAAGAACTGAATATAGATAAAACAGATTTTGTAGAGAAAATACGGATAAAATAGTAGCAACTTCCACAAAAGTTTTTCTCTCTTGTTGTTTCAAGATAAAGGGCTTTTCTGTATGCAATATGCCTTGCGTTTGCCCTGCTTGGTCCTGGCTTTGGAAGACTTTCACACTAGAATAAAAAATCAAAAACATTTCTCATATTCTCATAGTAACGCATATTCATCTGATTACTAAATATATAAAGAATGAGAACAAAATTATTTACATGCTTTTCTCATGGTTTTATTAAGAAAACGCGCTTAAAACAATGCATCTCTCATGCCATTACCGGCATTTCTCATACATCACAAACAGTATTCCTATAGTTTGAGCATGAACACTTAATAAACTGTAACCAAACAACCGTTCATTTTTATTATAACTAACTGACAACTAAAGATTATACACTAGTGTCCCGTTAAAATCGGGACGAGTTATTAATTAATCAAATAATCCCGGAATAAGGGGATTAAATTGTTCTTTGACATCATTGAAATTAGTCTTATTAAACAGCTCTTGTAAAGGCGTTTTATCTGTTAATGAGATGCTAAGAATCTGCAAGACCTCATAAGTTGAACGATTCAGTTGCATATCATATTGTACAATAGCTACTAAACAATAGGTGATGATAGCAACACTAATCTGTATTCGAACCGCATTCTCGGTAGTACCCCAGAACCTTTTTATCTTAAGGTGTTGTTTCAGCCATTTGAAGAAAAGTTCCACGAACCATCTTTTCTTATAAAGATTGGCAACATCAAGTGCAGATATGTGTTTGGCATTCGTCAGGAATGTGAATTCACGATCATCCTCTTCATCATAGAAACGGATGACTCTGAATGATTCAGGATACTTCTTTCCAGAAGTGTACCCTATCAGTTTCACTTCCGCATCTGAAAGGATATTTTTCGGCATTCTACGCTTCCATTTACAGAACTTGCATTTCAGATTAGACTTCGCTCTGACTACAAAGAAAGAACCTGTAAGATGAATCCGATAAAGTTCTTTAAACGAGTCATACGCTCTGTCAAATATATAATAAGCATTTGGCTCATAATTAATTGCGGACATTTCTGTTGAATCATGCCTGGATGCTGTAGTTACTGTATAAAAGGCTGGAAGTTGTGCTTCTATGTCATAAAGGACATGAGCCTTAACTCCACCTTTTTTCTTACGGAACTTCGCCCAAGGGAATGTAGCCAAACATAAAGGAATTGTAGTGGAATCAAACGCATACTTCCTTCCTGGAATATCCAAGATGTGAGTCGATCGTTTTTCACATGCTTCCTTCATCATATAGAAAGCAAAATCTTCGAAGATTCTG contains:
- the metF gene encoding methylenetetrahydrofolate reductase [NAD(P)H], with the protein product MKVIDLIHSNKKTAFSFEILPPLKGTGIEKLYQTIDTLREFDPKYINITTHRSEYVYKDLGNGLFQRNRLRRRPGTVAVAAAIQNKYNITVVPHILCSGFTREETEYVLLDLQFLNITELLVLRGDKAKHESAFTPEGDGYHHAIELQEQINNFNKGIFVDGSEMKVSNTPFSYGVACYPEKHEEAPNIETDLYWLKKKVENGAEYAVTQLFYDNRKYFEFVEHAKAAGINIPIIPGIKPFKKLSQLSMVPKTFKVDLPEDLVKEALKCKNDAEAEQVGIEWCVAQCKELMAHGVPSIHFYSIGAVDSIKEVAKIIY
- a CDS encoding ATP-binding protein, coding for MFFRDVIGQEEIKQRLIQEVNEGRIPHAQLICGPEGVGKMPLAIAYARYISCTNRGETDACGTCPSCVKFNKLVHPDVHFVFPIVKSAKGKKEVCDDYIADWRPFVINHPYFNLNHWLGEMDAENSQALIYAKESDEILKKLSLKSSEGGFKITIVWLPEKMHPVCANKLLKLLEEPPEKTVFLLVSEAPDMILPTILSRTQRMNVRKIDEASIDRVLQTKYNILPADSVSIAHLANGNFIKALETIHLNEENQLFFDLFVSLMRLSYQRKIREMKMWSEQVAGMGRERQKNFLEYCQRMIRENFIFNLHQRDLTYMTINEQNFATRFAPFVNERNVIGIMDELSEAQLHIEQNVNAKMVFFDFSLKMIVLLKQ
- a CDS encoding IS4 family transposase — encoded protein: MNQDKYVFAQLVEFLNNDKFRRLVDKYDGNRYVKHFTCWSQLLAMMFGQLSNRESLRDLIVALEAHQGKRYHLGLGREPIAKTTLASANQNRDYRIFEDFAFYMMKEACEKRSTHILDIPGRKYAFDSTTIPLCLATFPWAKFRKKKGGVKAHVLYDIEAQLPAFYTVTTASRHDSTEMSAINYEPNAYYIFDRAYDSFKELYRIHLTGSFFVVRAKSNLKCKFCKWKRRMPKNILSDAEVKLIGYTSGKKYPESFRVIRFYDEEDDREFTFLTNAKHISALDVANLYKKRWFVELFFKWLKQHLKIKRFWGTTENAVRIQISVAIITYCLVAIVQYDMQLNRSTYEVLQILSISLTDKTPLQELFNKTNFNDVKEQFNPLIPGLFD